From a single Glycine soja cultivar W05 chromosome 19, ASM419377v2, whole genome shotgun sequence genomic region:
- the LOC114400390 gene encoding uncharacterized protein LOC114400390 — MSVEIAQSILWRKKASDVWKELREHFSHADLFRISEIQEEIFSQRQGDNSISKFYIALKTLWDELDVLNPLPVCTCNSKCSCGAIKKIEKEINKNQVVRFLRGLNDQYSGVRSQLMLLDNLPNVNRVFAQQERQFDTKNASVPKALLVASDDTSDSKRNQGSDNGWNNRYTSQKCSWCGKMGHKIDICYRKHGFPAGFKFNNSKNTAPRSANMVMVEKNETNCPDDSSRKDT, encoded by the coding sequence ATGAGCGTGGAGATTGCGCAGTCCATTCTTTGGCGTAAGAAAGCTTCAGACGTGTGGAAGGAGCTTCGTGAGCACTTTTCCCATGCTGATTTGTTTAGAATCTCAGAAATTCAAGAGGAAATCTTTAGCCAGAGGCAAGGTGATAACTCGATCTCAAAGTTTTACATTGCACTGAAAACCCTATGGGATGAATTAGATGTTTTGAATCCCCTTCCTGTTTGTACATGCAATTCTAAGTGTTCATGTGGTGCAATCAAGAAAATTGAAAAGGAGATAAACAAGAATCAAGTGGTTAGATTCTTGCGAGGGTTGAATGATCAATATTCAGGTGTTAGATCACAACTAATGCTCTTAGATAATCTTCCTAATGTGAACCGAGTTTTTGCTCAACAAGAACGACAGTTTGACACTAAGAATGCTTCCGTGCCAAAGGCTCTTCTTGTGGCTAGTGATGATACATCAGACTCCAAGAGAAATCAAGGGAGTGATAATGGTTGGAATAACAGATACACTTCCCAGAAATGTTCCTGGTGTGGAAAAATGGGTCACAAAATTGACATTTGTTATAGGAAACACGGTTTCCCTGCTGGTTTTAAGTTCAACAATTCTAAAAACACTGCTCCAAGATCTGCAAATATGGTGATGGTTGAGAAAAATGAGACCAACTGTCCAGATGATTCATCAAGAAAGGATACATAA
- the LOC114400229 gene encoding beta-glucuronosyltransferase GlcAT14A, with protein MKKLKNYYMHLRHHHHHHHAAAERKWVFPLAIGSLLSLFLLFLATLTSPEGTPILPFYRSITAASYSVFVESKLRPLPVVSSLPPPPRLAYLVSGSKGDGAAVTRVLLALYHPNNRYVVHLDLESSPEERSDLVRFVEGHALFKRFGNVRVIKKANLVTYRGPTMVANTLHAAAILLRELGDWDWFINLSASDYPLVTQDDLLHTFSYLPRDLNFIDHTSDIGWKDHQRARPIIVDPGLYMNKKQDVFWITQRRSRPTAFKLFTGSAWMALSKSFIDYCIWGWDNLPRTVLMYYSNFISSPEGYFHTVICNAQEFRNTTVNSDLHFISWDNPPKQHPHYLTVDDMKGMVGSNAPFARKFHREDPVLDKIDAELLSRGPGMTVPGGWCIGKRENGTDPCSEVGDTNVLRPGPGSKRLETLINSLLSNEKFRPRQCM; from the exons atgaagaaattgaagaaCTACTACATGCACCTGcggcaccaccaccaccaccaccacgccGCGGCGGAGCGCAAGTGGGTGTTCCCACTCGCCATTGGCTCCCTCCTCTccctcttcctcctcttcctcgCCACCCTCACCTCCCCGGAGGGAACCCCCATCCTCCCCTTCTACCGCTCCATCACCGCCGCCTCCTACTCCGTCTTCGTCGAATCCAAGCTCCGCCCCCTCCCCGTCGTCTCCTCCCTCCCCCCTCCGCCGCGCCTCGCCTACCTCGTCTCCGGCTCAAAGGGCGACGGCGCCGCCGTCACCCGCGTCCTCTTGGCCCTCTACCACCCCAACAACCGCTACGTGGTCCACCTGGACCTCGAATCCTCGCCGGAGGAACGCTCCGATCTGGTGAGGTTCGTGGAGGGCCACGCGCTGTTCAAGCGGTTCGGGAATGTGAGGGTTATAAAGAAGGCGAATCTCGTCACGTACAGGGGACCCACCATGGTCGCAAACACGCTTCACGCCGCCGCGATTCTGTTGAGGGAGCTTGGGGATTGGGACTGGTTCATCAATCTCAGCGCCTCCGATTACCCACTTGTCACACAAGATG ATCTGCTGCATACGTTTTCGTACCTGCCGCGGGATCTGAATTTCATTGATCATACGAGTGACATTGGATGGAAAGA TCATCAGCGTGCGAGGCCGATCATCGTTGATCCGGGTTTGTATATGAATAAGAAGCAAGATGTGTTTTGGATTACACAGAGGAGGAGTAGGCCAACGGCTTTCAAGCTTTTCACAG GTTCGGCTTGGATGGCACTGTCAAAATCTTTCATTGATTACTGCATATGGGGATGGGACAACCTACCTCGAACCGTACTCATGtactattcaaatttcatatcTTCCCCTGAAGGATACTTCCACACAGTTATTTGCAATGCACAAGAGTTCAGGAACACAACTGTGAACAGTGATTTACATTTCATTTCTTGGGACAATCCTCCCAAGCAGCATCCTCACTACCTTACAGTTGATGACATGAAAGGGATGGTTGGCAGCAATGCTCCGTTTGCAAGGAAATTCCACAGAGAAGATCCAGTTTTGGATAAAATTGATGCTGAACTATTATCCAGAGGTCCTGGAATGACTGTTCCCGGAGGTTGGTGCATAGGGAAAAGGGAGAATGGCACCGATCCCTGCTCTGAAGTCGGTGATACTAACGTTCTGAGGCCTGGCCCAGGTTCCAAGAGACTTGAAACATTAATCAACTCATTGTTGTCGAATGAAAAGTTCCGGCCAAGACAGTGCATGTGA